The following are encoded in a window of Helicoverpa armigera isolate CAAS_96S chromosome 24, ASM3070526v1, whole genome shotgun sequence genomic DNA:
- the LOC110380641 gene encoding myosin-9, with protein MHSIKTFWSPELKKERALRKEESAKYSLINDQLKLLNQENQKQAMLVRQLEEELRLRMRQPAPELQQQLEALFSENEHLQREIAILRDTIKELELRIETQKQTLQARDESIKKLLEMLQNKGMGKEEERQMFQQMQAMAQKQELKATADTLRALQVQLERALAAAGLPGGSAGATLTAVLETKEARIATLERQVALLEGELAALVSPPPPSLAPSHASLYDKADPPFKRQLDEFRLEIQRRDQEILAMAAKMKALEEQHQDYQRHIAVLKESLCAKEEHYSMLQTDVEELKARLDEKSRLVEKKTAAALSATHELAELRDHSEIKDRKINVLQRKIENLEDLLKEKDNQVDMARARLNAMQAHHCSSEGALSSLEEVIGDKEKQIQQLREQRDRAEHEKNEERELHEREIAEYKMKLHALESEVEKLGARLERAQAEKDRLEAKLESSQSELGKSKAELDKAASEVGRSGADWEAAKQRLARLELENERLKHELERSQTTFGRSTLTTSQELDRVQEKADKSAAELRRTLAELRVTQADAERARSEASGLQDKLEKSQGEVYRLKAKLENAQTEQDSLKEEYDRVQSSVSRLHSERDKAVAELDKAREELERTQATLGKAQLQQDKLQAALDAAHSEIDKLQEKLDKAAAEVRKCQVDREKQAYDFESLQSQLDKALGMSARFGKERDTAQIEADRFHDKYEKSQALVARIQKERDAALAEAASCRERAEAAAAAANRAARDRDSATTELDVLRERWEKAHQQHQKLTMERDDAVTELEILKEKLDKALYSTQKTIEEKETAHKEYEKMLEKYDRSQNEIYRLQNKIDILEADKDRIEMEFEKHAHIATKAREEQRKTQDELARLQEMYDRASLQLGRTKEQEEKAKEDMDRLSVDIEMVRDRYEKSQIELRRYQAEKEKLVADNERLQFEYDRAMTQCGKAQASNEKTQEEMARVQVELEKMYDKHDKVAAELRRVQAELDKVKQDASGAREEAERYAARYGKYHDTKEEHERTKLEVERLRARLEKTTLDLERARKAEEEASRLRSELERVEAVRGKYQFEQDKWTNELNRVQAELDKQHERYEAAQADIQRLQAEKEQAETKLHEMNIQLELSKSEVTKLSATLEKQRTDLERAHIECEKFRDRCEKLKLRSEQLDKDNERLKGELQQIERMKLQAVAGDKARTEDRLEIERLRDKLEKAIQARDSTEMEAGRLAKELEKSQMHLSKYQETNESTRVEYERMTNELGRMHERLERTILEMRHVEQERDQLLQEIHNMRFNVDQQQRTLDHRTQETLVKLQQELAQSVRDREKMASILEQRDKQADAIEKQIVKLEADTKQLTIERDQLVAQLEKSQDMLVNFQRELNASEAELQKQREEVRRVKEEQRKMAQDTGGAKSVIESRDREIAKLQQQVQAVTKEKDTIRQRAEKAEKEAQKVGEIEKWRAAVEQEKSKAIAAERALAECQQRLQSVEKQLAAALASSAGAARGGEALAAAQAEARAHAVERERCQAQLEMLVQELEKSQLDLREATKKLQAAGAQNAKAGEDTAQAKKQLQEEFKKLDDARRQFEEQRRTVENKRKDVEEKEKALAELDRQLKKRKEQMDQMEASLRKAGGSTAAVSDLNRKLSDSQKDADQLKQQLDQTKEEAQRLTAETERLLQLVQMSQEEQAQKEKQIIDLQQSVRNLQAKLKSQQQAQAQREEDLTRARQSELAAMTDLQTTLAQKDLLATKLEESKMKVIDLEIELNESSLILSEVLKMPDGPDMNNIKRSKSFFELQKSGKVVDRLDKCKYSRSDNDLDKMHYKDKKREPPDLSKLTRKIFDLTKEIGIKNSKLIEQQRCISILEEALRENNNIAEFEQLLAVVRSKDERINELEKFVNKKCGSSPSDCKDKKRILELEEALKESVLIAAEREKVFYEEEQRRIETLRKMGKMEQRIRSLQNASALNCGTCSSVLKRLKRLEDALQHCQANRDHILRQLSHLVQDVLEGAISEKDTQIAELEVKGVLDESDTNRYDTLKAERDRLLNRLKTENERILKLEQYSEPSPPSPGTLPVDITVTDELLQACDDNVIVWV; from the exons AAACAAGCTATGCTGGTACGACAACTAGAAGAAGAACTAAGATTGCGCATGAGACAACCCGCTCCTGAATTACAACAACAGCTGGAAGCCTTATTCTCCGAGAACGAACACCTGCAAAGAGAGATAGCCATATTGAGAGATACAATAAAG GAACTAGAATTGAGGATTGAAACACAGAAACAAACGCTCCAAGCCAGAGATGAGAGCATCAAAAAATTACTCGAAATGCTCCAAAACAAAGGGATGG GTAAAGAAGAAGAACGCCAAATGTTCCAACAGATGCAAGCTATGGCCCAAAAACAG GAGCTCAAGGCGACGGCGGACACGCTGCGGGCGCTGCAGGTGCAGCTGGAGCGCGCGCTGGCCGCGGCCGGCCTGCCGGGCGGCAGCGCGGGCGCCACGCTCACGGCGGTGCTCGAGACCAAGGAAGCGCGCATCGCCACGCTCGAGCGGCAGGTCGCCTTGCTCGAAGGCGAGCTGGCCGCGCTCGtgtcgccgccgccgccctcgcTCGCGCCCTCGCACGCCTCGCTTTACGATAAGGCCGACCCTCCCTTCAAGAGACAA CTGGACGAGTTCCGGTTGGAGATCCAGCGGCGAGATCAAGAGATCCTGGCGATGGCCGCCAAGATGAAGGCCTTGGAGGAGCAGCACCAAGACTACCAGCGCCACATCGCCGTGCTCAAAGAGTCGCTCTGCGCCAAAGAAGAACATTACAGTATGCTGCAGACCGAC GTGGAAGAACTGAAAGCCCGGTTGGATGAGAAGAGTAGACTAGTGGAGAAGAAGACGGCGGCTGCGTTGTCAGCGACGCACGAGCTCGCTGAGCTCAGAGACCACTCCGAAATCAAGGATCGGAAGATCAACGTGCTGCAACGAAAG ATCGAAAACTTAGAAGatctattaaaagaaaaagacaACCAGGTCGATATGGCTAGAGCTAGACTGAATGCCATGCAAGCCCACCACTGTTCTTCCGAAGGCGCGCTTTCCTCCCTAGAAGAAGTAATAGGCGATAAAGAGAAACAAATTCAACAACTCAGAGAACAAAGAGATCGAGCTGAACACGAAAAAAATGAAGAACGAGAGTTACATGAAAGAGAAATAGCTGAATACAAAATGAAACTCCATGCCCTAGAGAGTGAGGTTGAAAAACTTGGTGCTAGGCTCGAAAGAGCTCAAGCTGAGAAAGACCGCCTTGAAGCTAAGTTAGAAAGTTCACAATCAGAACTGGGCAAGTCCAAAGCAGAGTTAGACAAAGCAGCCAGTGAGGTCGGCAGGTCTGGAGCAGATTGGGAAGCAGCAAAACAACGCTTAGCTAGACTCGAACTCGAAAACGAAAGACTTAAACACGAACTAGAACGGTCTCAAACAACATTTGGCAGAAGCACTTTAACAACGTCACAAGAATTAGACAGAGTGCAAGAGAAGGCTGACAAGAGTGCTGCGGAGCTTAGACGAACTCTTGCTGAATTAAGAGTGACTCAAGCTGATGCAGAAAGAGCCAGATCGGAAGCTAGTGGACTGCAAGACAAACTAGAGAAGTCCCAAGGTGAAGTTTACCGTCTTAAGGCCAAGCTTGAAAATGCACAAACTGAACAGGACAGCCTGAAGGAAGAATATGATCG ggTGCAATCATCAGTAAGTCGTCTCCATTCTGAGCGGGATAAGGCAGTGGCAGAGTTAGATAAGGCTAGAGAAGAGCTAGAACGAACTCAGGCGACTCTAGGCAAGGCCCAACTACAGCAAGACAAACTTCAGGCCGCACTCGACGCTGCACATTCGGAGATCGACAAACTTCAAGAGAAGCTCGATAAGGCTGCTGCTGAAGTTAGAAAG TGTCAAGTGGACCGCGAGAAGCAAGCATACGACTTCGAGTCTCTGCAATCACAACTGGACAAGGCTCTGGGCATGTCAGCCAGGTTCGGCAAGGAGAGAGACACCGCGCAGATAGAGGCTGACAGATTCCACGACAAGTATGAGAAGTCACAG GCCCTAGTAGCACGTATCCAAAAAGAACGCGATGCAGCACTAGCCGAAGCTGCCAGTTGTCGCGAGCGAGCCGAAGCTGCGGCGGCCGCAGCTAACAGGGCAGCGAGGGACCGGGATAGTGCTACCACTGAGCTCGACGTGCTGAGGGAACGGTGGGAGAAGGCGCATCAACAGCACCAGAAGTTGACG ATGGAACGAGACGATGCCGTAACCGAGCTagaaatattgaaagaaaagcTAGACAAAGCCCTCTATTCCACACAGAAAACAATCGAAGAAAAGGAGACTGCGCACAAAGAATACGAAAAAATGCTTGAGAAGTATGacag GTCACAAAACGAAATCTACCGACTTCAGAACAAGATAGATATCCTAGAAGCAGACAAAGATCGCATTGAAATGGAATTCGAAAAGCATGCGCATATAGCAACGAAAGCGAGGGAAGAACAACGCAAAACGCAAGACGAACTTGCAAGATTACAAGAAATGTACGATAGGGCGTCTCTCCAACTCGGTAGGACTAAAGAACAGGAAGAAAAAGCCAAGGAAGACATGGATAGGTTAAGTGTTGACATCGAAATGGTGCGAGATCGTTACGAGAAGAGCCAAATCGAACTCAGAAGGTATCAGGCCGAAAAAGAGAAATTAGTTGCGGATAACGAACGTCTTCAATTCGAATATGACAGGGCAATGACGCAGTGCGGTAAAGCGCAGGCTTCCAACGAAAAGACTCAAGAGGAAATGGCCAGAGTGCAAGTAGAACTTGAAAAAATGTATGACAAGCACGACAAGGTAGCCGCTGAATTGAGGAGAGTGCAAGCTGAACTTGATAAGGTGAAGCAAGACGCGAGTGGTGCGAGGGAGGAAGCTGAACGATATGCAGCTCGATACGGGAAGTACCACGACACTAAAGAAGAACACGAGAGGACTAAATTGGAGGTGGAACGACTGCGAGCACGGTTAGAGAAGACCACACTAGACCTGGAACGAGCGCGGAAGGCTGAGGAAGAAGCATCCCGTCTACGTTCGGAGCTCGAACGCGTTGAAGCTGTCCGAGGTAAATACCAATTCGAACAGGACAAGTGGACTAACGAACTGAACAGAGTGCAGGCGGAGCTCGACAAACAACACGAGCGCTACGAAGCGGCACAAGCAGACATACAGCGTCTGCAAGCCGAGAAGGAGCAAGCAGAGACCAAGCTACACGAGATGAACATCCAACTGGAACTGTCCAAGAGCGAAGTCACTAAACTCAGTGCAACGTTAGAAAAGCAGCGAACAGACCTAGAACGCGCTCATATTGAGTGCGAGAAATTCAGAGACCGATGCGAGAAACTCAAACTGAGGTCAGAACAACTGGATAAGGACAACGAACGGCTTAAGGGAGAACTGCAACAGATTGAGAGGATGAAACTCCAAGCGGTCGCCGGAGACAAAGCGAGGACCGAAGACAGGCTCGAAATCGAGCGTCTTCGTGATAAACTCGAGAAAGCAATACAAGCTAGAGATTCTACTGAAATGGAGGCCGGCCGCTTGGCGAAGGAACTCGAAAAGTCCCAGATGCATCTTTCGAAATATCAGGAGACCAATGAATCGACTCGTGTCGAGTACGAAAGGATGACGAACGAATTAGGTCGAATGCACGAGCGTCTTGAACGAACTATCTTGGAGATGAGACATGTTGAACAGGAGCGCGATCAGCTGTTACAAGAGATACATAACATGAGATTCAATGTGGACCAACAACAGCGAACATTGGACCACCGCACGCAAGAGACTTTAGTGAAACTGCAGCAAGAACTCGCTCAGTCCGTACGCGACAGAGAGAAGATGGCGTCCATACTAGAACAGAGAGACAAACAAGCAGACGCTATAGAAAAGCAGATCGTCAAACTAGAAGCCGATACAAAACAACTGACAATAGAACGCGACCAACTAGTCGCTCAACTAGAAAAGTCCCAAGACATGCTCGTAAACTTCCAACGGGAACTAAACGCTTCCGAGGCCGAATTACAGAAACAACGCGAAGAAGTGCGCCGAGTGAAAGAAGAACAGCGTAAAATGGCGCAAGACACGGGCGGCGCTAAGAGCGTTATTGAAAGCCGGGACCGCGAGATCGCTAAGCTACAACAGCAAGTGCAAGCGGTTACTAAAGAGAAGGATACGATTAGACAGCGAGCGGAAAAGGCTGAGAAGGAAGCGCAGAAAGTTGGGGAGATTGAGAAGTGGAGGGCTGCTGTCGAGCAGGAGAAGTCGAAGGCTATTGCTGCGGAGAGGGCTTTGGCGGAGTGTCAGCAGCGGTTGCAGAGTGTGGAGAAGCAgctggcggcggcgctggcCTCTTCGGCGGGGGCTGCGCGGGGCGGCGaggcgctggcggcggcgcaGGCGGAGGCGCGGGCGCACGCGGTGGAGCGCGAGCGCTGCCAGGCGCAGCTCGAGATGCTCGTGCAGGAATTGGAGAAGAGTCAG CTCGATCTTCGAGAAGCGACGAAGAAGCTTCAGGCGGCGGGCGCGCAAAACGCCAAAGCTGGGGAAGACACAGCCCAAGCTAAGAAGCAACTGCAAGAGGAATTTAAGAAATTGGACGACGCGAGGAGACAGTTCGAGGAGCAGAGAAGAACAGTGGAGAATAAACGGAAAGACGTGGAAGAAAAGGAGAAAGCGCTGGCAGAGTTAGATCGACAGTTGAAGAAGAGGAAAGAGCAAATGGACCAAATGGAAGCATCTTTGAGGAAG GCCGGCGGCAGCACAGCAGCGGTATCAGACTTGAACCGCAAACTCTCAGACTCGCAGAAGGACGCAGACCAACTGAAGCAGCAACTCGACCAAACCAAGGAGGAGGCGCAGCGCCTCACGGCCGAGACCGAGCGCCTGCTGCAGCTCGTGCAGATGTCGCAGGAGGAGCAGGCGCAGAAGGAGAAGCAGATCATCGACCTGCAACA GTCTGTTAGAAATCTTCAAGCCAAACTGAAAAGTCAGCAGCAAGCACAAGCACAAAGAGAAGag GATCTGACGCGCGCGAGACAGAGCGAGCTCGCCGCCATGACAGACCTACAGACCACGCTGGCGCAGAAAGACCTACTCGCTACTAAGTTGGAAGAGAGCAAAATGAAAGTCATAGATCTAGAGATCGAGCTCAATGAATCATCGCTTATATTATCAGAAGTGCTTAAAATGCCAGACGGGCCAGATATGAATAACATTAAAAGAAGTAAAAGCTTTTTCGAGTTGCAAAAGAGTGGTAAGGTAGTGGATAGGCTTGACAAGTGCAAGTATAGCAGGAGTGATAATGACTTAGATAAAATGCACTATAAAGACAAGAAGAGAGAACCACCGGACTTGAGTAAGTTGACGAGAAAGATATTTGATTTGACGAAGGAGATTGGTATAAAGAATTCTAAGTTGATAGAACAGCAAAGATGTATTTCGATATTAGAAGAGGCGTTGAGGGAAAATAACAATATAGCAGAATTTGAACAGTTACTTGCAGTCGTAAGGAGCAAAGATGAAAGAATCAATGAGTTAGAAAAGTTTGTGAATAAGAAATGTGGATCGAGCCCAAGTGACTGTAAAGATAAGAAAAGAATATTAGAACTAGAGGAAGCTTTGAAGGAATCGGTTTTGATAGCGGCAGAGAGAGAGAAAGTATTCTATGAAGAAGAACAGAGAAGAATTGAAACATTAAGAAAG ATGGGCAAAATGGAACAACGCATTCGTTCCCTTCAGAACGCTTCAGCGCTGAACTGCGGGACTTGCTCGTCGGTGCTGAAGCGCTTGAAGCGGCTGGAAGACGCACTGCAACACTGCCAAGCTAACAGGGACCATATATTGCGACAACTATCGCATCTCGT TCAAGACGTGCTGGAAGGTGCAATCAGCGAGAAAGATACCCAGATAGCCGAGCTGGAAGTGAAGGGAGTACTCGACGAGAGCGACACCAACCGATACGATACGCTCAAGGCAGAGCGGGACAGACTGCTCAATAGGCTTAAGACAGAG AACGAGCGAATCCTAAAACTGGAGCAATACAGCGAGCCATCGCCGCCCTCCCCCGGCACCCTGCCGGTCGACATCACAGTGACGGACGAGCTGCTACAAGCCTGCGACGACAATGTAATTGTTTGGGTATAG